A genomic window from Panthera tigris isolate Pti1 chromosome B4, P.tigris_Pti1_mat1.1, whole genome shotgun sequence includes:
- the BEST3 gene encoding bestrophin-3 isoform X1: MTVTYSSKVANATFFGFHRLLLKWRGSIYKLLYREFIVFAVFYTAISLVYRLLLTGAQKRYFEKLSIYCDRYAEQIPVTFVLGFYVTLVVNRWWNQFVNLPWPDRLMFLISSSVHGSDEHGRLLRRTLMRYVNLTSLLIFRSVSTAVYKRFPTMDHVVEAGFMTADERKLFDHLKSPHLKYWVPFIWFGNLAAKARKEGRIRDSVDLQSLMTEMNRYRSWCSLLFGYDWVGIPLVYTQVVTLAVYTFFFACLIGRQFLDPTKGYTGHDLDLYIPIFTLLQFFFYAGWLKVAEQLINPFGEDDDDFETNWCIDRNLQVSLLAVDEMHMSLPKMKKDIYWDDSAARPPYTLAAADYCIPSFLGSTVEMGLSGSDLPGEEWLWSFEKHGQRHSMIRRVKRFLSAHEHPTSPRRRSYGRQASDSSMFFPPSGDVSPARDLLDVPSRSPHHASPAQRQPCSPEGNPKAYSSLGELSTIRETSRTSTLQSLTPQSSVRVSPTKMPQVPEVLITVTEAPVPTSRDSTASIQSAEFTGVEPSRTGQQEVPVGLIAFPSEKGTPPRDPSPQTSSAKDERNILTSASGEDPNDNDKFPKRWSLPGFLASSHASLTGLSPDPISSEPVLSLDTETSSETSGINIVAGSRASPDVLYLLENLDTKETDIVDFNNEQAEASPNGIPERSRTWF; the protein is encoded by the exons ATTGTTACTTACAGGAGCCCAAAAACGttactttgaaaaattatcaaTTTACTGTGACAGATATGCTGAACAAATTCCAGTAACCTTTGTGCTTG GGTTTTATGTTACTCTGGTAGTGAACCGATGGTGGAACCAGTTTGTGAACCTGCCCTGGCCAGACAGGCTGATGTTCCTCATCTCCAGCAGTGTTCACGGAAGCGACGAACACGGGCGCCTGCTCAGAAGGACCCTGATGCGCTATGTGAATCTCACGTCCCTGCTCATCTTCCGCTCGGTGAGCACGGCTGTGTACAAAAGGTTCCCTACGATGGACCATGTGGTTGAAGCAG GTTTTATGACggcagatgaaagaaaattatttgaccaCCTCAAATCTCCTCATCTGAAATATTGGGTTCCATTCATCTGGTTTGGAAATCTTGCAGCTAAAGCCCGGAAGGAAGGTAGAATCAGAGACAGTGTTGATCTGCAATCACTGATGACT GAAATGAACAGATACCGCTCTTGGTGCAGCCTCTTATTTGGTTATGACTGGGTTGGGATTCCGCTGGTTTATACCCAG GTTGTCACTCTGGCTGTCTACACCTTCTTCTTTGCCTGCCTGATTGGACGCCAGTTTTTGGATCCCACCAAAGGCTACACGGGGCATGACTTAGATCTTTACATTCCAATCTTCACTCTCCTACAGTTCTTCTTCTATGCAGGATGGCTCAAG GTAGCTGAGCAGCTTATCAACCCTTTtggagaagatgatgatgatttcGAAACCAACTGGTGCATTGACAGAAATCTGCAG gtCTCTCTTTTAGCTGTGGATGAAATGCACATGAGCTTACCcaagatgaagaaggacatttaCTGGGATGATTCTGCTGCTCGACCACCTTATACACTGGCAGCCGCTGACTACTGCATACCCTCCTTTCTGGGGTCAACAGTTGAAATGGG ACTGTCCGGGTCGGATCTCCCTGGTGAGGAGTGGCTGTGGAGTTTCGAGAAGCACGGCCAGCGCCATTCCATGATTAGAAGAGTCAAGAGGTTCCTGAGTGCCCACGAACACCCCACCAGCCCCAGGAGGAGAAGCTATGGCAGGCAGGCCAGCGACAGCTCCATGTTCTTCCCCCCAAGTGGCGACGTCAGCCCAGCCAGAGATCTGCTGGATGTGCCCTCGAGAAGCCCCCACCATGCCTCACCCGCCCAAAGGCAACCCTGCTCCCCAGAGGGGAACCCCAAGGCGTACTCCAGCCTGGGGGAACTGTCCACGATCAGGGAGACCAGCCGGACAAGCACTTTGCAGAGCCTGACTCCACAGTCGAGCGTGAGGGTCTCCCCCACCAAAATGCCACAGGTCCCCGAGGTACTGATCACAGTGACCGAGGCGCCAGTGCCCACATCACGTGACTCCACTGCCTCCATCCAGAGCGCAGAGTTTACCGGGGTTGAGCCAAGCAGGACTGGACAGCAGGAGGTGCCTGTGGGATTGATTGCATTCCCCTCAGAGAAAGGGACACCTCCTAGGGACCCCAGTCCTCAGACTAGTTCAGCCAAAGATGAGAGAAACATCCTCACGTCAGCCTCTGGGGAAGACCCTAATGATAATGACAAATTCCCCAAACGGTGGAGCCTCCCCGGTTTCCTGGCGTCCAGCCACGCCTCCCTGACAGGCCTAAGTCCAGATCCCATCAGTTCTGAGCCCGTTCTTTCACTTGACACAGAAACATCCTCAGAGACCAGTGGAATCAACATTGTGGCTGGCTCGCGAGCCTCTCCTGATGTGCTATACTTACTGGAAAACCTGGACACCAAGGAAACCGACATCGTAGATTTTAATAATGAGCAAGCTGAGGCATCACCCAACGGAATACCAGAAAGGTCTAGGACCTGGTTCTAG
- the BEST3 gene encoding bestrophin-3 isoform X2, whose translation MGESREKKKHRGGSQQQEDPGFYVTLVVNRWWNQFVNLPWPDRLMFLISSSVHGSDEHGRLLRRTLMRYVNLTSLLIFRSVSTAVYKRFPTMDHVVEAGFMTADERKLFDHLKSPHLKYWVPFIWFGNLAAKARKEGRIRDSVDLQSLMTEMNRYRSWCSLLFGYDWVGIPLVYTQVVTLAVYTFFFACLIGRQFLDPTKGYTGHDLDLYIPIFTLLQFFFYAGWLKVAEQLINPFGEDDDDFETNWCIDRNLQVSLLAVDEMHMSLPKMKKDIYWDDSAARPPYTLAAADYCIPSFLGSTVEMGLSGSDLPGEEWLWSFEKHGQRHSMIRRVKRFLSAHEHPTSPRRRSYGRQASDSSMFFPPSGDVSPARDLLDVPSRSPHHASPAQRQPCSPEGNPKAYSSLGELSTIRETSRTSTLQSLTPQSSVRVSPTKMPQVPEVLITVTEAPVPTSRDSTASIQSAEFTGVEPSRTGQQEVPVGLIAFPSEKGTPPRDPSPQTSSAKDERNILTSASGEDPNDNDKFPKRWSLPGFLASSHASLTGLSPDPISSEPVLSLDTETSSETSGINIVAGSRASPDVLYLLENLDTKETDIVDFNNEQAEASPNGIPERSRTWF comes from the exons GGTTTTATGTTACTCTGGTAGTGAACCGATGGTGGAACCAGTTTGTGAACCTGCCCTGGCCAGACAGGCTGATGTTCCTCATCTCCAGCAGTGTTCACGGAAGCGACGAACACGGGCGCCTGCTCAGAAGGACCCTGATGCGCTATGTGAATCTCACGTCCCTGCTCATCTTCCGCTCGGTGAGCACGGCTGTGTACAAAAGGTTCCCTACGATGGACCATGTGGTTGAAGCAG GTTTTATGACggcagatgaaagaaaattatttgaccaCCTCAAATCTCCTCATCTGAAATATTGGGTTCCATTCATCTGGTTTGGAAATCTTGCAGCTAAAGCCCGGAAGGAAGGTAGAATCAGAGACAGTGTTGATCTGCAATCACTGATGACT GAAATGAACAGATACCGCTCTTGGTGCAGCCTCTTATTTGGTTATGACTGGGTTGGGATTCCGCTGGTTTATACCCAG GTTGTCACTCTGGCTGTCTACACCTTCTTCTTTGCCTGCCTGATTGGACGCCAGTTTTTGGATCCCACCAAAGGCTACACGGGGCATGACTTAGATCTTTACATTCCAATCTTCACTCTCCTACAGTTCTTCTTCTATGCAGGATGGCTCAAG GTAGCTGAGCAGCTTATCAACCCTTTtggagaagatgatgatgatttcGAAACCAACTGGTGCATTGACAGAAATCTGCAG gtCTCTCTTTTAGCTGTGGATGAAATGCACATGAGCTTACCcaagatgaagaaggacatttaCTGGGATGATTCTGCTGCTCGACCACCTTATACACTGGCAGCCGCTGACTACTGCATACCCTCCTTTCTGGGGTCAACAGTTGAAATGGG ACTGTCCGGGTCGGATCTCCCTGGTGAGGAGTGGCTGTGGAGTTTCGAGAAGCACGGCCAGCGCCATTCCATGATTAGAAGAGTCAAGAGGTTCCTGAGTGCCCACGAACACCCCACCAGCCCCAGGAGGAGAAGCTATGGCAGGCAGGCCAGCGACAGCTCCATGTTCTTCCCCCCAAGTGGCGACGTCAGCCCAGCCAGAGATCTGCTGGATGTGCCCTCGAGAAGCCCCCACCATGCCTCACCCGCCCAAAGGCAACCCTGCTCCCCAGAGGGGAACCCCAAGGCGTACTCCAGCCTGGGGGAACTGTCCACGATCAGGGAGACCAGCCGGACAAGCACTTTGCAGAGCCTGACTCCACAGTCGAGCGTGAGGGTCTCCCCCACCAAAATGCCACAGGTCCCCGAGGTACTGATCACAGTGACCGAGGCGCCAGTGCCCACATCACGTGACTCCACTGCCTCCATCCAGAGCGCAGAGTTTACCGGGGTTGAGCCAAGCAGGACTGGACAGCAGGAGGTGCCTGTGGGATTGATTGCATTCCCCTCAGAGAAAGGGACACCTCCTAGGGACCCCAGTCCTCAGACTAGTTCAGCCAAAGATGAGAGAAACATCCTCACGTCAGCCTCTGGGGAAGACCCTAATGATAATGACAAATTCCCCAAACGGTGGAGCCTCCCCGGTTTCCTGGCGTCCAGCCACGCCTCCCTGACAGGCCTAAGTCCAGATCCCATCAGTTCTGAGCCCGTTCTTTCACTTGACACAGAAACATCCTCAGAGACCAGTGGAATCAACATTGTGGCTGGCTCGCGAGCCTCTCCTGATGTGCTATACTTACTGGAAAACCTGGACACCAAGGAAACCGACATCGTAGATTTTAATAATGAGCAAGCTGAGGCATCACCCAACGGAATACCAGAAAGGTCTAGGACCTGGTTCTAG